tttaaacaaaaacatattcggttatacaatgctgaaacatcaattcttttgtctggtggtcttatttttctgatgtttgattgcataaaatctatgataaatttctatatttcataaaatgccacaaaatctgtggcccccctggatccatctcggggcccccagtttgagaactactgcctTAAGAGatgtattttccatttttttcttaCCTTCTCCTCTGGTTTCTGTATCTCCTCCTCTCCGATCTTCTTACCGATGGCCGTTTCTTCCACACCGAAGATATCGGTACGTCTCTCGGCCAGCTGTTTTAGGCTGCTCTCGATGTCCAGGCCGGGAGCGTACACTTCCTCCTCGATCTGACGCTCACGGATGCTGCGGTCACGCTGCTCCAGCCAGCGCGGGTCCAGCAGACCGATACGCATGTGTTCTTGCATCTTACTGGCTTGGATCTTCTCACCGGTGATGGGTGAGATGAGGTACTCATCAGGGGTGACCACAGGAGGCAGAGGCTTAGAGGCTTTGGGATCGTAGTCTTTGCGGATGATAACATGGTCAGGGGTGGGGGGCAGAGGTGGTGGCATGGGGTTATCGGGAGGCAGCGGAGCCTTCATACCGTCCTCTTCTTCGTCAGAGCCCTGTTGAGATTAGATGAACACATTCTAGTCAGTCACAGAGCTATGAATGGCAAACCTATTTCTAAAAGCTGCATAGATCCACACTTTATAAATCCACTCTGTTACATAAAATAAGATTCTTAATATGAGCAAGCCAGGTCATCTCACCTCGTCCATGTCCTGCAATTGTGTGTCCTGGTCCAGATGAGCGGCGCGTCCATCATCTCTGGCGTGCCTCTCATCCTCTTCATCTTCACTTTCCACTTCCATCTCAACCTCCTCGCTCTCTCCGAATTTATCATAGCGCTCCTGGATCAGGATACGAGCGCCCAGCTCCTCAGGGGTTGTGGGAGGAGGGAAATGACCTGCAATACAATTTTACCACATTTATAAGGGTGTTTTTGAATCCAAAGAATGCGATTTGGGCTGGGGGGTGTGATATCAATAAACTCACCCTGCTCATTAGGTTGGAAGTCCACAGTCTCCACTACCACGAAATCATGCCAGTCAATCTGAGCATAAGCCACTCTCTCCTTCTCTCGCTCCTCCTCTTCCTTCTTCCGCTCTCTCTCCTGGAATTTGGCCCATTCCACACGATACCTCACCTGACAAGAACAAAAAACAGAGGCGATATTACAGTTATTGTCAATCTGATCTTAGTGACATCCTTTTTTATGACTTTAACGTCATTTAAAATATCATGGctttccttctgaaaccttggatgtccaaattcgctgttttttcaggcaatggaaaaaaaatacttttttaatgattaaatactgcgttgtcaaagttgacaagtttttaattattttttattgattagataattgcaaaacccagtaacaaacataaaaggtgactaataataatgatgtatgataaaaaataaaaatcacaaaatatggagatacaggTTTTAGAAGGAAAACAGCAAAACTAAATGTACTATTCATAATTAAAGGCGACGTgccagtgtttcatgcattctgacttctttacaatgttaaatgttctggcttctcatgcttgacatggtcaacttgacaaacaaaaaacgagttggacgtacgacgtagtatttctgtgatcgatacactcccccagcattcgtataggtttcggaaagtttttttccaacatgaaattcccttacataacaacttttcttagtcccgtATTaaacaattctcccggaaaagcacgacCACGCGTCAACCCGCGGGAGCGAgatgaaagagcacgcccacgcgtcaaccagagAGAgtgggagaaggagcatgcgcacgcgtcaaccagctggagcgagagagagagcactgcgtttGCGAAGTTCAgcggtgtttgtttgttcactgtatttcggtgaggaatgtaAGTGAAACCGAGTCATGtgtctgttttgttggcaatcggcacgTACGTGCAAAATGCAAACAACACAAACTAATAGTGAATcgacagttatgcagggataatgcaacgatgtattgtgtgctcgtgccgttttcggaaataatcgtacagctgtatctgttttttataaatacgatcaaactaaagactctatgaagtatgcaatactatacaagtatgcaatactatactctataggcactcaagattaatttgagattggcagaaactgtgtgcgTTACGTCCACTTAATAATTTCCTGTAGTcataaaaactataaataaatactatgagCAAATGCTAAAAGCATCAAggataaaatatgtttattcaaaaataatataatataatacaatgtgCAGATGTGGATGATACCTGATCCAAGACCTCACGGGAATTCTCTGCCTCCTTCTTCAGTTTTTGCAGAAGACCTTTAGGGGGAATCAAAACCtgcaagtaaaaacaaaaagtgtTAAATGAATTTTCAAGCGTGAATAACTTCCATTATTCCCATAAGACTGTTCTTTATTCAACTACTTGCAGTCATATACAGCTTGTTTTTCCAAAGTTGCTGCCGTACCTTTGTGTACTGTTCTACCAGCTTGGTAAAGTAGTTAAACAAGCTATGCTGAGGTCGCAGGAAGTCAAACTGGTAGTTCCTCTGCTCCTTTTGCATCAGCTGCGTGAGAAACTGACGGCCATTTCGGGCGACAAACTGAGCGGTCAGCTTCACCACATCCAGATCAAAGGCAGAGATGGAGGGAGGGTCAGCCATGAACTCAAACTCAAGAGGTGGCTCCTTGGGGATTACGGACTCATGGATCACCTGCGCTTGAACCTAAAAACACAAATCCACAAATGCAAAACTATTATTATGTACTCTTTATGACAGACCCTGCTCTGTTGTTTTCCCTAACAGCACTCATCTGATACCATGTAACAAACAAAAGATAGGATGTTTTACTGAAGATCAATGGCAGGTTCCTGACCTTCTGAGGAAGTTGCTGTGAGGCTTGTTGTTGCATGACTTTAGGCACAGCCGCGGATGGTTCCTGACCTTTACCCTCCCTGAACTCATTGACCTTGTGCCGATAGTAGGCATGATAAGGGTCACTAGGGTTGAGGAAGTTGAATTTCGGGTTGTTGATCTCATTCTGTCTAATCCTGGCCTCAAACTCAGGTCCATTCCTTAGAAagaaaaagttttttatttttttcaaacaggAGAACAACACACAAATTGCACTACATAAGATGTGTGATAAGATGTGAAACCTGGCCACGAAGCTAGCGGTCTTGTCAACAATGTTCCGGACTTCTGGAGGTGGGTAGATGATTCCCACGATGGGCTTTGTGGCTGGAGTCTCTTCTTTCTGCTCATCGGCCTGTTGATGAAAACATTAATCAGCGATCATTTGGTTTGGTGCTTTGCTTCACAATGTCTCATATATAATATTTGCATATTCAATTGCGTCTGTTGATGatcttttttaatgtaaattacagtagTGCAACAAAATCGctaatacatacatacatacatacatacatacaaatcAGCAACTTTGGATATGGTACGAAAATATATTCATTCATTGTAATGAAAGTTTTAACTTGACTAAGTTTATATACTACGCTACGTGGTGTCGATCTATTCTCATCTGAAGTTATCTAATCTTGTTGATCTATTCACATTAACGTGTTATGGAGGACAAACATGTTATGAGATGTGTATAAATCTCTATTTTAAGGTCTCGAAAACAAATAAATAGGAATCTAGTTGGCATCGTACCTTGTTGTTTGGCTCCGGCTGCACGATCTGCACAGGCCCAGGCGGCATGACTGCGACACACGCTCACTTCTCTGTCCGAATCAATCGCACTAAAACAATAACGAAGTTACTGTCAGATTTAAAGTGTCAATTCTCACAAAAAAAGCCAGCGTGCAGTTAAAATTACTGAATTATGTTTTAAAGActtatattttcacatttactaACCTCTTTATTGCGACAaccgccacacacacacacaactgaacAGACGGCAAAAGAAATCTCTTCCGGTGTGGAGGTGACGCGGAATTGTGGGAAATGAAGTTCAAGCGAATTCAGCCTACAAGTATCCATAGAAATCTATATAAATACACCATCTTATTGTGCTGCACTATAAGTCACGTCAGGCCAGAGCTGGTGTGTTGAAGAATGACGCATCTTTTAGGTCGTCAGGACTGTATCGACAGTCTTCGGAGAGATCTTATTGACCTACAGGGAGGAATTCTGGATGTTTTCTCTGAGACTGGACCTGTACTTTTCCCATCATGGAAGTTTCCGGGTAAACTGTCATGTAATCTGGACCTGGTCAAGCTTTTAGAGGAATATGATTATGAAGATGGCGAGGAAGAGTTTAGTCAGCATTCACACATAGTTTTGCTAGAGTTGGTGGTTGACAGGTAGGAAACCTTTAGAGAAAATTAACCTTTTAACAATTGAATTATtcatattatacatttatataactttattttattaactaTTAGTATTTGTTAGTATTAGTATTTCATTAGTAGATCATTAGCAAACACTAGTCTATAACACAGATAAGCACAAAATGATTATATAAAATGACTATACTTATGATTGTACAGATTTACCTGTTAAAACgataaacatgtattttaattattttaattacatataattttattaattgtattaatttattatatagCCTAacttattatttatgttttattattatagaatTTTATGATATAatgttattaattttatatattttttattgaaacaaTGAGATTTTTATGCTCCCAAATCTTCACGAgtatttctgtgttttctgttccAAGATTAATGCTTCTTCTTCAGAGTTTTAATGTTCACGCTGAGCTTTTGCTTGGGAAGCAGAGACCTTCATCGTCTGGTCAAAATGGGGCTCCTGTTTCCGTTGGTCCGGTGGTCAAACTTTACTGGAAGAACCTACTTGAACTCAGTAATCAATATGTACAAAGGGTAAGAAGATCAGTCAACATCTACtatcaaatattaatattttctgttaaatatttattatataacattCTCCCTGCCTGTACTGAAACAAACATTATCAACTATATTTGACTGGTTATACTACTATGTGTTCATTTGGAAACCTGCTAAAGTTGACACAATACAAACTGTTTTTTCAGAGCACCAGTAATATGTGTGAACAAAGTCCTCCGTCTCCATCTGGAATAGCACCCAACACTCCTGCCATTAATACACACAGGACACAGAGAACATCCATGACCAGCATCCACAAAACCAGTTCAAACACCCCAGCTTCCACTTCCCACAGCAGAAGAGCATCCGCCGCATGTTCCTCCGTGTCATACATCTCACCATCTACCTGCACTGTGAGCTGTCAGACAACAGAGTCAAAGCTAGTGCCCTGTGAGGCCTGTATTTGTCTCCAGGCGGGTATGAGAGAAACAGGTGAAGCTGTAGTATCTCTGTGCCAGTCTTTGGGTTTGCCCTGCTCCCTGAAGGACCTCCTGGTGACTGTAGAGGAGCAACTGAAGCTGGGTCACTTATCTGCATGTGACGTTTCCCAGTGGGCGAGTGAGCAGCGTAGAGATATGAGCCGTGTGGGAAAACATGTCCTGGAGGTGAGGGGTtgtgtttggaagaatgtgtaTCATGTGTAGCATGAAAATAATTCTGCATTGTgacagggctgtcaaacgattaatcgtgattaatcgcatccagaataaaagtttgtgtttacgtaatttatgtcggtatactgtgctaattaattttgtatttatgaacacatacacataaatgcatttattttagaaaaatataaaatataacaattaacaaacgtttatttagaatttaaattattggtaaatataaattaatacatttaaatatttcctaaatattgtaacagtatgtgtatgttttgtgtttataaatacaaaattaatatgcactgtacacagatatatataatgtaaacacaaacttttattctggatgcgattaatcgcgattaatcgtttgacagccctacacaTTTCTAA
Above is a genomic segment from Triplophysa rosa linkage group LG17, Trosa_1v2, whole genome shotgun sequence containing:
- the sf3a1 gene encoding splicing factor 3A subunit 1, coding for MPPGPVQIVQPEPNNKADEQKEETPATKPIVGIIYPPPEVRNIVDKTASFVARNGPEFEARIRQNEINNPKFNFLNPSDPYHAYYRHKVNEFREGKGQEPSAAVPKVMQQQASQQLPQKVQAQVIHESVIPKEPPLEFEFMADPPSISAFDLDVVKLTAQFVARNGRQFLTQLMQKEQRNYQFDFLRPQHSLFNYFTKLVEQYTKVLIPPKGLLQKLKKEAENSREVLDQVRYRVEWAKFQERERKKEEEEREKERVAYAQIDWHDFVVVETVDFQPNEQGHFPPPTTPEELGARILIQERYDKFGESEEVEMEVESEDEEDERHARDDGRAAHLDQDTQLQDMDEGSDEEEDGMKAPLPPDNPMPPPLPPTPDHVIIRKDYDPKASKPLPPVVTPDEYLISPITGEKIQASKMQEHMRIGLLDPRWLEQRDRSIRERQIEEEVYAPGLDIESSLKQLAERRTDIFGVEETAIGKKIGEEEIQKPEEKVTWDGHSGSMARTQQAAQANITLQEQIEAIHKAKGLVQEDDTKEKIGPSKPNEIPQPPLPSASPLLPKPTPPINTMPRPTPMMPPQVRTTLLPGVPVIPQPPMAPVVRLTPMPPMLHAPRINVVPMPPSAPHIMAPRPPPMVVPASFVPAPPIPQPPSAVSAPLPPAHPPPPHEDEPSSKKMKTEDNLIPEEEFLRRNKGPVAVKVQVPNMQDKTEWKLSGQVLNFNLPLTDQVSVIKVKIHEATGMPAGKQKLQYEGIFIKDSNSLAYYNMNNGAVIHLALKERGGRKK